The nucleotide window CGTGGACGTATTCGAGCCCCGATCCGTTCTCTGCCGGGACGGGCTGTTCGACGAACTCGACATCGAAATCGGCGAGCGCATCGATGTTGTCGAGCGCTTCGTGGGGCGTCCAGGCCTCGTTGGCGTCGACGCGCAGGTGGACGTCGGGGGCGACGTCACGGATCGTGTCGACGATCTCGCGGTCGCGGTCGGTGCCGAGTTTCACTTTCAGCACCGAGTGACCCGCTTCGACCGCGCTCTCGGTCTTCTCGCGCATCCGTTCGGTGCTGTCGAGCCCGATCGTGAAGGAGGTCGCCGGCGTGGCTTCGGGATCGAGCCCCCAGTAGCGATGGAGCGGGACGTCGAGGCGTTTCGCCGCGAGGTCGTGTAGCGCTATCGAGACCGCCACGCGCGCGGCAGGGTTATCACGGACGCGCGCTTTCATCTCTCGTTCGATGCGGTCCAGCGCGTGCGGATCGCCGACCTCCTCAACGACGGCAAGCAGATCGGGAAGGACGGCCTCGACGGTCGTGGCGGTCTCGCCATAGTGTTCGGAGGGGGCAGCCGCGCCGATACCCTCGTGCTCGCCGTCCGAGATCCGCACGAGCACGTTTTCGGCGGTCTCCTGCGTGCCACGGGAGATCGTGAACGGGTCGGCGAGGTCGAGCGTCAGCCGCTCGAAGCTCGTCTCGAGACTCACAACAGCGCCTCCAGCAGCTCGTCGCTCCCGAAGCGGATCGGATCGCTCGCCGGCACCGAAAGCGTTTGTGAGTAGGCGTCGACGGCCGAGCGCGCGCCCTCGTCGGTGTCGAGCGATCGGGTGTTGAGCGCACCCGCGACGACGTCGGCGTCGTGGACCGGACCGGCGAGGTTCTCGTAGAGATCGACGTACTCAGGCAGCGCCGGGAGTGGGGTATCCTCGTAGCCGTGGATCGCCTCGCGGCCCGCCTCGTGACAGAGCACGAGCTCGTCGGGCATCGCGCCGTGGAGGATGCCACAGGTCACCGCCGAGTAGGCCGGATGGATGATCGAGCCCTGCCCCTCGACGAAGAGGTAGTCGTGGTCGTTGCCCTTCTCCAGGATCATCTCCTCGACCGCGCCCGCGGTGAAGTCGCTCACGACGCGATCGATCGGGTTGCCCCAGCCCGCGATCATGATACCCGTCTGGCCCGTCGGGACGAACGCGGCGTCCGCGCCCCGTTCGCGGGCGGCCTCGTAGAGTTCGAGCGTCGCGGTCATCTTCCCGACCGAACAGTCCGTTCCGACAGTGAGAATCACCTCGGCGTCGACTTCGTCGGCGACCCCCTCGCTCACCGTCAGATCGGGCGACGGCTCGCGAACGTCGTGGAGTTCGCAGTCGTTCGCCGCGGCGAGATCGGCGAACTCCTCGTCGTCGTTCAGGAAGTAGTGCAGTCCGGCGGTGACGTCACAGCCACGTTCCAGCGCGGCCCGGACATCGGGTCGCCACGAATCGTCGAAGCCGCCGCCGATCGGCGCGATACCGATGAGCAGTTCGTCGCAGTCGTCGACATCGTCCATGCCGGCGACGATCGGTGCGTCCTGGACACCCGAGAGGTGATCGCTGACGCGCGTGCCGGCGCGGTCGCGATCGAGCACCGCGACGATCTCCTCGTCGGCGTATCGGAGCATGCTGACGGCGGTCTTCGCGTCCTCGGGGAACTTCTCGTGAGCGAGCAGTGCGACGGTCATGTCTCCCGGGAGGGCGAGCAAGGAGTTAAATGCCGACCATCTACGATGCGTCGGACGGCTTCGAAGCGGGTAAGGCGGCGACGGCGGTAACGGGATGTATGTGGCCGTGGGGACATCTCGCCGTCGGCTATCTCGTCTACACCGCGCTCTCGCGCTGGCGCTTCGGGAGAGCGCCGAGCGCTGGGGCGGCGGTCGCGGTCGCCGTCGGCACGCAGTTTCCCGATCTCGTCGACAAACCGCTCGCGTGGACGTTTCACGTGCTGCCGAGCGGGCGTTCGTTCGCCCACTCGCTGCTCACGGCGGCCATCGTCTGTACGCTGGTCTACGCGTACGCCCGCCGTCATGGGCTGACGCGGCCGGCGCTCGCCTTCGCCGTCGGCTACGTCACCCACCCGTTCGCCGACGCGCTGTCGCCGCTGCTCGCCGGCGAATACGCCTACGTCCGCTATCTCGGCTGGCCGGTGCTCGACCAGCCCGCCTACGACACCAGCATGGGGTT belongs to Halococcus qingdaonensis and includes:
- a CDS encoding DUF1611 domain-containing protein; the protein is MTVALLAHEKFPEDAKTAVSMLRYADEEIVAVLDRDRAGTRVSDHLSGVQDAPIVAGMDDVDDCDELLIGIAPIGGGFDDSWRPDVRAALERGCDVTAGLHYFLNDDEEFADLAAANDCELHDVREPSPDLTVSEGVADEVDAEVILTVGTDCSVGKMTATLELYEAARERGADAAFVPTGQTGIMIAGWGNPIDRVVSDFTAGAVEEMILEKGNDHDYLFVEGQGSIIHPAYSAVTCGILHGAMPDELVLCHEAGREAIHGYEDTPLPALPEYVDLYENLAGPVHDADVVAGALNTRSLDTDEGARSAVDAYSQTLSVPASDPIRFGSDELLEALL
- a CDS encoding dipeptide epimerase; translation: MSLETSFERLTLDLADPFTISRGTQETAENVLVRISDGEHEGIGAAAPSEHYGETATTVEAVLPDLLAVVEEVGDPHALDRIEREMKARVRDNPAARVAVSIALHDLAAKRLDVPLHRYWGLDPEATPATSFTIGLDSTERMREKTESAVEAGHSVLKVKLGTDRDREIVDTIRDVAPDVHLRVDANEAWTPHEALDNIDALADFDVEFVEQPVPAENGSGLEYVHERSPLPIAADESCVTLADIPHVAERADIANIKLMKCGGLREAKRMIHAARAHGLAVMCGCMIESNAAIAAACQLAPLLDYADLDGSLLLADDPYEGVPIKGGEIDLRGVERSGTAARALD
- a CDS encoding metal-dependent hydrolase, yielding MWPWGHLAVGYLVYTALSRWRFGRAPSAGAAVAVAVGTQFPDLVDKPLAWTFHVLPSGRSFAHSLLTAAIVCTLVYAYARRHGLTRPALAFAVGYVTHPFADALSPLLAGEYAYVRYLGWPVLDQPAYDTSMGFAIHLLDFELTPLVAFEFLLVALAVLAWLRDGRPGLGALRGWYRSRRSGSEG